The genomic interval AGTCTAgttttgaactcactatcctcctgtctcagcttccctagcatcttggattataggcatgagccaccacaccagccaatttgttttattttagtgaaaCTGTTCTTTTTAGGTttactatattttcattttggtcagaaaatgaatttttatatttaaatctcaattttttttacatataacaTTTATTATCCAGGACGATATACTGTTTGCTAACAATCCTGATGTAGGTactacaaaatgaaataatagaaCAGTGGTTcagtaagaaattaaaaagattgtCCAAATTCTCACCTAATCTCTATCTTTAAACATGACAATTTATATttgtcttgtttcatttttttttcttgctataataaaatatcacagactgggtaattcataaagaaaagaaatttatttcttggaaTTCTGCAGGTTGAGAATTCCAAGAACAGAGATCTGGCATCAGGAGATGACCTTTATGGCAAAAGGAGTCAATCACATGGTGAGAGAGCGAAAGACCAAACTTGCTTAAATAACAAATTCACTCTTCTAATAACAAGCTCTCTCCCTGATAACAACATGGATCCATTCATGTGAGCCAGGCCCTCATGACCTAATAAAGATCTCTCTTTTCAACACTGTTGCATTAAGGAATAAGTATCTaccacatgaacttttggagacATGTTCCAACTTTTGCAGTGCTGTTTTCTTAAAAGACGTAGAGATAAGCAAGGTTCCTTTGGGGGCTCATAAATCCATCTGTCTACATTGTCAGTAGAGGAGAAACAGTCCAAGAAGGCCACAGAGGATGGAATTCAAAGGCCACACTGTTGTAGTTAGAGGTGAAGCCACAAAGCAAGACACCTGAGATCTGCAAAGGTCTTCAGCTGAGTTTTGGGTAGAGTAACATCTTCAAACATAATTTTCGGGCAAGCACTGCTTAAAAGGATTCAAAGGAACACTACCTGAGATGTACATAGGACTGAAAATCGTTGCTGTTCCCAACAGTGAGAGTGGAAAAATCTCTTATTGAAGGGGCAACTTTGACAATGCCCAACTTTAAaggatgaattaaataaaaaaaaatcaaaatatttgtgtATGAATGAGCATACATTAAGAGAAAATCggctgtgccttttttttttttttaaaacatgatctTCCCGAAGGATAATAATGAGAGGCAAACCAGGAAGAAGTCCTTTTCCCCGTTGTGCATTCATTCTTTCCTTGGGCACAATGAGGACCTGTCCCTGCAAATGCAACAGTTTATTTGGCAGCCATGGGTCAACCAGTGTGAGGATGCTACTTAGGATTTTAAGTAGTGGAAGGAAAACATTTCCTAACCATTGAAAGGACACCTCATAGGGCACTCAGAAAGGTTTTTGCCTTTGTCACTGGGCAAAGTAAGGACTATACTGGTCCCATCtagcaaaatttaaaaggaagcaGAGGCAACTACCATTTTCAAGTAACATAACTATGTTCCAGAAGAAACATTAGGAATATCTCTCAATAGAAAACTATTTAGCATCCAACAAGGTAGAAGACACTATGACTGACATCCAATTGACGATTAGCAGCCTTGCCAAGTTGTGGGAAAGAAAATATGACTCATAATAATATGTGTATCTTTGTGGGCAGATTGGTGGGAACAGTTCAATTTGGATATAAGCAATAAAGGGGTACGTTATCTtagataatttaaatataataataataataataataatttaatattttggtttattgATACCAAAGATCAGATATCTTaaacaaagacaataaataaatattatttttctttatggtaagTTATTATTCCAGTCCTCACTATCTTGGCTTGGTACTAGACTGCTCATTAGAATGTGTTCTCATATAGATACTAAATTTCAactatctttttaaatgaattccCAATGCAGTACATGTTAAAACTAGCTATTCAGTAGCTACTTATTGAATGAAGGAAAGTTATATATGCTTTCATATAGAGAAAGCTTAatgatgtaaaaaaattaaacccaGAAATTCATAATAGTAAACATAGGCTCAATAATgcttaataaaatactaaaatcctCAGTATTTGGTTGATATGGCTATTTCTCTAATAAGACAACAATGTAAGGCAATATTACATAAggattttaaatgatataaaatgaagATGACTATTGGTAAGACAGGCAGACAGAAAGGCATAAatcaatatgaaattattttaaatagttttatagCTATGGAGGAAGTCTAACTTaatgtaaacataatttttatttcaatcaaGTAAAGGTTATTTTTACTTGATACTTCCGGGAACAACAAGAAAAGAGGAAACCATGCAcaataatattcataaaattttaaatttatttggtgGTTATATTTCCAaatcatttaatattaaaaatttcaagaaaacaatataagtattaaaaatgtaattgctCCATTTCTTCAAGTTAGTGATCAAACTATGGAATTACTCCTTCAATAATTATAACTTTTGTGTTTCAGtaagttatattttatatgaatgcaAAAATAGTTACATCCTCAAAGTTAAAACTGCATGATTCAGAGGAAAGGGAAATAGGAAGATCTGGATTCTAGTTTCTATGACTTTGAACACCTAAATTACCATTTCTAAACATTAATTTTCAGTATGCTAAAAGATAATGAAAGTTTAGCCACAAAATGATCTGATCAACTAAGATGTTGTTTGTGAGGGAAGAGATAATTAACTAATGTTGATGAGTTGACCttagttttctatatattttataataaaatagatgctaaaattaaaatagaatgaaacatTTGTTCAACAATCTCTGTCTTAGAACTTAGTATTATACTTTATAGTAGACATAAATTTCAGACACAccaaagtaaattttaagaacatatatttatatttgaaattgaGGTACTCACTGAATAAgatgaaactaaataaaaatgatacataaCTATGGCATGATTAACCCTTGTCATTGCCTAATTAGAAAACATAATCTTCTAAATACAATCTCAAAAACCTCAGCGACACATAATACCACTGTGATTACAGTAAATGTATACATTGCAATGAGAAAAATGGTCTTTTCAACATGTTCTGGAACCATGCATTTTATAATAGTCATTTTTTTCCCAAGAGATGCAGCATCACACAAGTAAAGTGGTTTTACTTGGAAACCAAAGAGGCGAATCTGAAGCCAAAATGCTATCACCTCTAGAGTAATTCTTAATAAAACTGAGAAGATGTAGATCACAGTGTAGATGGGCTTTTGAAGAATACATTCTTGATTGATGCTTTTACATGCAGCATAAAGATGGAAAATAGCTCCAGGAACCAGGACAATCACTAGTTGTAATGCCCAGAATACCTAATGTATGTCAGAAATATCTTAGTCAAATCAATGGATCAATATATAACCAAAAATACCCTAAAAAATGCCGATTCTTGACAGAagctaaattaaaaattctaagttTCATAGAAATCTTACAAACAGTAAATAGAAGATCATAAGCACAGCAAtgtttgacatatcatatttaattACTAGGACATTTAAAACCTTAAACACAGTAATTGTTAAAATATGATGATATTTTACCTGTCAACAATGAATTACTTAATTTTAGTAGCTACTTAATTTCTATATTCTAAATACAAATCTGGAGTATAATTTTAGTATCAATAGATAATAGAATTTCTGAATACACAGCTAATGAGAGAAAAAGTAATATTAATTCTAGAAACCATGCCTGTTGAAGTACtccttttaataatattattttactttaaaaaaaaattgtgtgttgtGGAGTCAACGTTAATGTGCTCACAGAAAAACTTACTTGTGGAGTGATCGGCCTGAATTGATTGTAGCAGAAAAGGTTTATGTCTCTTTTGTCTGGATCACAGCTGAAGTGCAGAGCCTCGTTCCCATAAACTGCAAAACCTAACACTCCCAGGAAGAACATTCGGACAGATCCAAAGAAAAGTGTGTGGAATTGACCAATCACAGTCGGAGGTTTAACCTTTTATAGTTTCAGGAGGAAAAAAGtcattgaaaataaacattaataaagGAATATTCTAAAGGATGTTCTCatgatcacatttttaaaacttcaggtTCAAGAAGTTTTGAAACAAGATAGATTTG from Ictidomys tridecemlineatus isolate mIctTri1 chromosome 8, mIctTri1.hap1, whole genome shotgun sequence carries:
- the Gje1 gene encoding gap junction epsilon-1 protein, with protein sequence MFFLGVLGFAVYGNEALHFSCDPDKRDINLFCYNQFRPITPQVFWALQLVIVLVPGAIFHLYAACKSINQECILQKPIYTVIYIFSVLLRITLEVIAFWLQIRLFGFQVKPLYLCDAASLGKKMTIIKCMVPEHVEKTIFLIAMYTFTVITVVLCVAEVFEIVFRRLCFLIRQ